From a single Brassica napus cultivar Da-Ae chromosome C9, Da-Ae, whole genome shotgun sequence genomic region:
- the LOC111209520 gene encoding uncharacterized protein LOC111209520 produces the protein MRELKKYCLVLQLDSNEFCTTLRLPGRVYEAGEPPDNPKAIIHHSKIDYFEKVEDILGKEEFSLIENSHIGSILKVVKRSRVQFSEELFHFVMQRRVLTQGEDLWFTFSDHPMRFSLREFHLTTGLRCEEDQTITEPQFKIMKKPYLWMLGKDDKFTVRTLYEMFKEKARSMPTLERVSLGTSIITEAIIMAENPSSKIPRDRLQRYMNYRLPKVAWGKTAYSILMRSVKMHVLGKSLGKPCETSSSSDPLCLHWDSTRNPTITEVLELEKINNVEVSTVIGLAEEYKHLVGATHSNDADFHSVVKLVQQGYKMKRSDWEQGFVDMFVATEDVGQQRKTKDEDAEHGEDLNHSEDEEEKKDEEYQKDKDQRKDKDHSMSNSEKLDKLIQMVRDLDKRVVVIQNVLGVKFNDGSPNKEDCENGASSSDRRSAQDYENEDDTIDEEANSGDKKSAPDDGNEEDTIAEEANSGDGRSALDDENEEEICDEEAKSGTEHLREEENILGENETTQKITQDEDTEKFETESCLKQTSHVTSPTPTFNTPNFDTRVTSPTPTFTSPKFDLLSQESRHSGKGTNEVLMRDICEILVFQPLMKIKKRLVQQDSQHIEAGLQLLKLRKINNPDLFLNKTNLVVGVKFLEEIDELYDEFLGDKEGFQFGTGFDKYNTEKNINFLYSAIAAEEKYWVGVVVNLEKRSITTLNCAAMKFTYASLVPYINAYAMALPFMIRNFFKDVSMDTSMFSIKIVFEGFPQVPKIEDNGVYALKLIKCHAMRIVDLTKLSEEKIAIIREKLAVDIFSELQ, from the exons ATGCGTGAACTCAAGAAGTATTGTCTTGTATTGCAGTTGGATAGCAACGAGTTTTGCACAACCTTGAGATTGCCTGGGAGGGTTTATGAAGCTGGAGAACCACCAGATAATCCCAAAGCGATAATCCAtcactcaaagattgattaTTTCGAGAAGGTAGAAGATATATtaggaaaagaagagttctCTTTGATAGAGAACTCTCACATTGGGAGCATTTTGAAGGTGGTTAAAAGGAGTAGGGTTCAATTTTCAGAAGAGTTGTTCCATTTTGTAATGCAGCGAAGAGTATTGACGCAAGGAGAGGATCTCTGGTTTACTTTCTCGGACCACCCTATGAGGTTTTCACTAAGAGAATTTCATCTGACAACAGGCTTACGTTGTGAGGAAGATCAAACAATAACAGAGCCGCAGTTCAAAATAATGAAGAAGCCATACCTTTGGATGCTGGGAAAGGATGATAAGTTTACGGTGAGAACATTGTATGAAATGTTTAAAGAGAAAGCACGAAGCATGCCAACACTAGAAAGAGTATCCCTTGGAACATCAATAATCACAGAAGCGATAATTATGGCAGAAAATCCGAGTTCTAAAATCCCGAGAGACAGGTTGCAGCGTTATATGAACTATCGCTTACCCAAGGTGGCTTGGGGTAAAACTGCTTATAGCATCTTGATGAGAAGTGTAAAAA TGCATGTGCTTGGTAAATCTTTGGGAAAACCATGCGAGACATCCTCTTCTTCAGATCCGTTGTGTCTACATTGGGACTCAACAAGAAATCCGACAATAACTGAAGTGTTAGAGCTGGAGAAGATAAACAAT GTTGAGGTTAGCACAGTGATTGGATTGGCTGAGGAATACAAACATTTGGTGGGGGCAACACATAGTAACGATGCTGACTTTCACAGTGTTGTGAAACTAGTTCAACAAGGATACAAAATGAAGAGAAGCGATTGGGAGCAAGGTTTTGTGGATATGTTTGTTGCAACAGAAGATGTAGGTCAACAACGCAAGACAAAAGACGAAGATGCAGAGCATGGTGAAGATCTGAACCATagtgaagatgaagaggaaaagaaagatgaagagtaTCAAAAGGATAAAGATCAAAGAAAAGATAAAGATCATTCCATGTCTAACAGCGAGAAACTTGATAAGCTAATCCAAATGGTTCGTGATTTGGATAAGCGAGTAGTAGTGATCCAGAATGTTTTAGGAGTTAAG tttaatgaCGGTTCACCAAACAAAGAAGATTGTGAGAATGGAGCTAGTTCTAGTGATAGAAGAAGTGCAcaagattatgaaaatgaaGATGATACAATTGATGAAGAAGCAAACTCTGGTGATAAAAAAAGTGCACCAGATGATGGCAATGAAGAAGATACAATTGCTGAAGAAGCAAACTCTGGGGATGGAAGAAGTGCACtagatgatgaaaatgaagaagagatATGTGATGAAGAAGCGAAATCTGGTACAGAGCATCTAAGGGAAGAAGAGAATATTCTTGGGGAAAATGAGACTACACAAAAAATCACTCAAGACGAAGACACAGAAAAATTTGAAACAGAAAGTTGCTTGAAACAAACGTCACAT GTTACGTCGCCTACTCCAACATTCAATACTCCAAACTTTGATACAAGa GTTACATCGCCTACTCCAACATTTACGTCTCCTAAGTTTGATCTTCTTTCCCAAGAAAGTCGTCATAGTGGAAAGGGTACAAATGAG GTTCTTATGAGAGATATTTGTGAGATTCTTGTTTTCCAACCtctaatgaaaattaaaaagagaTTGGTACAACAAGACAGCCAG CATATTGAAGCAGGTTTGCAGTTGCTGAAACTGAGAAAGATAAACAATCCAGATTTGTTTCTGAACAAAACTAACTTAGTTGTTGGAGTGAAGTTTCTTGAAGAAATAGATGAGCTTTATGATGAGTTTTTAGGTGACAAGGAAGGTTTCCAATTTGGAACAGGCTTTGACAAGTACAACACAGAGAAGAATATCAACTTCCTCTATTCGGCTATTGCAGCAGAAGAAAAGTATTGGGTTGGAGTTGTAGTcaacttggagaagagaagTATCACAACATTAAATTGTGCAGCAATGAAGTTCACATATGCGAGTTTGGTCCCTTATATAAATGCATATGCGATGGCTCTCCCATTCATGATTCGCAACTTCTTCAAAGATGTCAGCATGGATACAAGCATGTTCTCGATTAAAATTGTATTTGAAGGTTTCCCACAA gttcctaaaatagaagacaATGGAGTTTATGCATTGAAGCTGATAAAGTGTCATGCAATGCGTATAGTGGACTTGACAAAGCTGAGTGAAGAAAAAATTGCAATCATCCGAGAAAAGTTAGCGGTTGATATCTTCTCGGAATTACAATGA
- the LOC106373299 gene encoding uncharacterized protein LOC106373299: protein MVINHYEGGKIGLKPKQIMEKARKDHGVVISYSKAWRSQEHGQDIARGTPDDSYEALPSWFHMIKEKNPGSVTFIEVDSVGKFKYALLSLGPSIRGFKLMRKFFAIVDYDNDASWNWFMKCLKTIIPDEEDLVFVSDRATSIENALLQHYPLAHHGIFVFHFEKNVLDNFKSSTLIPLVVEATYAYTKDDFDCYFHEIEASDIVLADYLRKAYFRKWSRAYSPTNRFNIMTSNMAESINSLLKVSREYPIVCLFDNVRMIMTRWFTERREQGVRHIHPVTLDVGNKMKELYDFTSRFLEVSKINDSEFEVKGDTRDQVANFQTRHCSCFVLDVEKFPCAHAIAAAKAGNKHENDYDDEFFSNERFTLAYSESVYHVGDKAYWDI, encoded by the exons ATGGTCATCAATCATTATGAAGGAGGAAAGATTGGGCTGAAACCTAAACAGATCATGGAAAAAGCTAGAAAAGATCATGGTGTTGTGATTTCATATTCAAAGGCTTGGAGGTCTCAAGAGCACGGCCAAGATATAGCTAGGGGTACTCCTGATGATAGTTATGAAGCTTTGCCCAGCTGGTTTCAcatgataaaagaaaagaatccaGGTTCTGTGACTTTTATCGAAGTTGATTCTGTTGGGAAATTCAAATACGCACTTTTGTCGCTTGGTCCATCTATCAGAGGGTTTAAGTTGATGAGGAAG TTTTTTGCTATAGTTGATTATGATAATGATGCCTCATGGAATTGGTTTATGAAATGTCTGAAAACCATCATTCCTGATGAAGAGGATTTGGTTTTTGTCTCTGATCGTGCAACCTCTATTGAAAACGCTCTCTTACAACATTATCCGCTTGCTCACCATGGAATCTTCGTCTTTCACTTTGAAAAGAATGTCCTGGACAATTTCAAAAGTTCAACACTTATCCCTTTGGTTGTTGAAGCTACTTATGCCTACACCAAGGATGATTTTGATTGCTATTTTCATGAGATTGAGGCGTCCGACATTGTATTAGCAGATTATCTTCGTAAAGCATACTTCAGGAAGTGGTCCCGAGCTTATTCTCCTACTAATCGCTTCAACATCATGACGTCAAACATGGCCGAATCTATAAATTCTTTGCTGAAAGTGAGTCGTGAGTATCCAATAGTCTgtctttttgacaatgttaggATGATAATGACTAGGTGGTTCACTGAACGACGTGAGCAAGGAGTTCGTCACATCCACCCTGTCACTCTCGATGTGGGGAACAAGATGAAGGAGCTATATGATTTTACGTCTCGCTTTCttgaagtttccaaaatcaATGATTCAGAGTTTGAGGTTAAGGGAGATACAAGAGATCAAGTGGCGAATTTTCAAACAAGGCATTGTTCATGCTTTGTGCTTGATGTTGAGAAGTTTCCTTGTGCTCATGCAATTGCCGCTGCAAAGGCTGGAAATAAGCATGAAAATGATTATGATGATGAGTTTTTCTCCAATGAAAG GTTTACACTAGCATATTCAGAGAGTGTATATCATGTTGGTGATAAAGCATATTGGGATatttga